The Stomoxys calcitrans chromosome 3, idStoCalc2.1, whole genome shotgun sequence genome includes a region encoding these proteins:
- the LOC106096331 gene encoding protein nubbin codes for MVMSELRWHSTTPEDNNNSLKRDLLKTPTTTHHHIMQNRYITRLSRSPSPMQSNGSDCDDNNSSADHSSDRCRSPESPSMDLSHPAVKRRQVSAFQPHPLHALQHHHHQHLQHHAMTSPPLSAHSPKLMKTHVNHHQEREEEEEGALNLTSENSRHSSQSPPLSLKSVKPSSNGQPTAIPTTMPSTSTPLALPPLTQSPLAALPPGLGSPQAQLAAAAGLGLANPLLPQAAMGVAPLSSQDFSQFHQVLQQQQQALQHQFQNYLDILRSGSLGGLGASDDPSVAAQVATAQFLLQRQALTQAAQQLQALQKQQEMQQQEHQQKQQQTPLVVKTEPEQMLSHHLHQHHQHHQHHHQHHHHNPYEQPLHLKTPHHSSTPLQRSPLQSPATSPLPIYGTTSSSSHHMLHNSQHTPPPSGSSASLKVSGLLTPNTPSGPQTPQLPKTMAAATRAPEASPEETTDLEELEQFAKTFKQRRIKLGFTQGDVGLAMGKLYGNDFSQTTISRFEALNLSFKNMCKLKPLLQKWLDDADRTIQATGGIFDPAALQTTVTTPEIMGRRRKKRTSIETSIRGALEKSFMMNQKPTSEEITQLADRLCMEKEVVRVWFCNRRQKEKRINPSLDSPDNGDESPYMMM; via the exons ATATCACCCGTTTATCTCGATCTCCATCTCCTATGCAATCAAATG GCTCCGATTGTGATGACAACAATTCTAGTGCGGACCACTCAAGTGACCGTTGTCGCTCACCTGAAAGTCCTTCGATGGATCTCTCACACCCAGCAGTGAAACGACGTCAAGTGTCCGCCTTTCAGCCTCATCCTTTGCATGCCCTacaacatcaccatcatcagCATCTTCAACACCATGCCATGACTTCACCTCCCCTTTCGGCCCACTCACCCAAACTTATGAAAACCCATGTGAATCATCATCAAGAGCGAGAGGAGGAAGAGGAGGGAGCTTTAAATTTAACCAGCGAAAACTCCCGCCATAGTTCACAATCTCCTCCTTTGTCTTTGAAATCGGTGAAACCCTCCAGCAATGGTCAACCAACAGCAATACCAACTACTATGCCCTCCACCTCCACACCTTTGGCTTTGCCTCCATTAACCCAAAGTCCTTTGGCTGCATTACCGCCCGGTCTGGGCTCACCTCAGGCCCAATTGGCAGCAGCCGCTGGCTTGGGTTTGGCTAACCCTCTATTGCCCCAGGCGGCCATGGGTGTTGCCCCCCTATCCTCGCAGGACTTTTCGCAATTTCATCAAGttttacagcaacaacaacaggctTTGCAACAtcaatttcaaaattatttggatatattgcgCAGCGGTTCTTTGGGTGGCCTAGGAGCCTCCGATGATCCTTCGGTGGCAGCTCAAGTGGCCACCGCTCAGTTTTTATTGCAAAGACAAGCTCTGACACAGGCCGCTCAACAATTGCAGGCCTTGCAAAAGCAACAGGAAATGCAGCAGCAGGAACaccaacaaaagcaacaacaaacaccTTTGGTGGTAAAAACTGAACCTGAGCAAATGTTATCACATCACCTTCATCagcatcatcagcatcatcagcatcatcatcaacatcatcatcataatccCTACGAACAGCCCTTGCATTTAAAAACTCCACATCATTCTTCAACACCTTTGCAACGCAGTCCTCTGCAAAGTCCCGCCACCTCACCTCTGCCCATTTATGGCACCACCAGTTCCAGTAGTCATCATATGTTGCATAACTCACAACATACCCCACCTCCCTCAGGTTCTTCGGCAAGCCTAAAAGTTAGCGGCCTATTGACCCCCAATACCCCCAGTGGACCACAGACACCTCAATTACCCAAAACCATGGCAGCTGCAACTAGAGCTCCTGAGGCTTCACCAGAAGAGACTACTGACCTGGAGGAATTGGAACAATTTGCCAAGACCTTCAAGCAAAGGCGCATCAAGCTGGGCTTCACTCAAGGCGATGTGGGCTTGGCCATGGGCAAGTTATATGGCAATGATTTCTCACAAACCACCATTTCAAGATTTGAGGCTTTGAATTTGAGCTTTAAGAATATGTGCAAGTTGAAACCGTTGCTGCAGAAATGGTTGGATGATGCCGATAGGACGATACAGGCTACAGGAGG aATCTTTGATCCTGCCGCTTTACAAACCACTGTTACCACTCCTGAAATAATGGGTCGCCGACGCAAGAAACGTACCTCAATTGAAACTTCGATACGAGGAGCTTTGGAAAAATCATTCATGATGAATCAGAAGCCAACGAGCGAGGAAATTACACAACTAGCTGATCGTCTGTGCATGGAGAAAGAAGTGGTGCGCGTTTGGTTCTGTAATCGACGTCAAAAAGAGAAACGCATCAACCCCTCACTGGATAGTCCAGATAATGGAGATGAATCACCCTATATGATGATGTAA